Proteins from a genomic interval of Nitrospira sp.:
- the def gene encoding peptide deformylase: protein MAILAISKLGNPILRQKALPVSPGEIKKAAFQQLIDDMFETMYDEPGIGLAAPQVGRSQQLVVMDCSGEGGFPKTVLINPTIQFYGPEQVEGWEGCLSVDGLRGKVTRPSTVRVTGLDRNAKPFDFEASGLYAVCIQHELDHLIGKLFIDRMTDFSTLTQMDEFQKYWQKEPASAI, encoded by the coding sequence TTGGTAATCCAATCCTCCGGCAGAAGGCGTTGCCTGTCAGCCCGGGCGAAATCAAAAAGGCCGCGTTCCAACAACTTATCGATGACATGTTTGAAACCATGTATGACGAACCGGGTATCGGGCTTGCCGCTCCCCAGGTGGGACGCTCCCAGCAACTGGTCGTCATGGATTGCTCCGGCGAGGGTGGGTTTCCCAAGACGGTGCTTATCAATCCGACCATCCAATTTTACGGACCTGAACAGGTTGAGGGATGGGAAGGCTGTCTCAGTGTCGATGGGTTGCGGGGCAAGGTGACGCGACCTTCGACGGTTCGGGTGACCGGGCTCGATCGGAACGCCAAACCCTTCGATTTTGAGGCCAGCGGCTTATATGCCGTCTGCATTCAACATGAACTCGACCATCTCATCGGCAAGTTGTTCATCGATCGCATGACCGATTTCTCCACGCTGACGCAGATGGATGAATTTCAGAAGTATTGGCAAAAGGAACCGGCCAGTGCCATTTGA